The Pontibacillus halophilus JSM 076056 = DSM 19796 genome includes a region encoding these proteins:
- the recX gene encoding recombination regulator RecX, protein MAKLTRITTQKKNKQRYNIFLDRGDGEAFAFSVSEEILVQSVLRKGMELDEELIQTLIEQDDFHKTFTLALNYLSYRMRSQKEIRTYLIGKEVDEEKIEYVVGRLLDEGYLNDSEFAEALVRTRVNTSSKGPVLVKQELIEKGVSKHTIEDALMHYPREQEFEKALKLAHKKFRLDGRTSHREQMQKVQAALLQKGFSSDVIQDVMQELKEDQDGDDDAEWQAVVHQGEKALRKYAAKAEGFELKHKIKGALYRKGFPFEQIERFLDEYVNE, encoded by the coding sequence ATGGCGAAATTGACACGTATCACCACACAAAAAAAGAATAAACAACGCTATAATATATTCCTCGACCGAGGCGATGGCGAAGCCTTTGCATTCAGTGTGTCCGAGGAAATACTCGTTCAATCCGTGCTTCGAAAAGGGATGGAGCTTGATGAGGAGCTCATTCAGACTTTAATCGAGCAGGATGACTTTCATAAAACGTTTACCCTAGCGCTCAATTACTTAAGCTACAGAATGCGTTCACAAAAGGAGATACGTACGTATCTAATTGGTAAAGAAGTGGATGAAGAGAAAATTGAGTATGTAGTGGGACGTCTTCTTGATGAAGGGTACTTGAATGACAGCGAATTTGCCGAAGCACTCGTACGTACGCGTGTAAATACATCAAGTAAAGGGCCTGTTCTCGTGAAGCAGGAATTGATTGAGAAAGGTGTGTCTAAGCATACAATTGAAGACGCGCTTATGCACTACCCAAGAGAGCAAGAGTTTGAGAAAGCACTGAAGCTTGCGCACAAGAAGTTTCGCCTAGATGGTCGAACGTCTCATCGTGAGCAGATGCAAAAGGTACAAGCAGCCCTGCTCCAAAAGGGGTTCTCCTCAGATGTGATCCAAGACGTTATGCAAGAATTGAAAGAAGACCAAGATGGTGACGATGATGCAGAGTGGCAAGCCGTTGTTCATCAAGGGGAGAAGGCACTTAGGAAATATGCTGCTAAAGCGGAAGGATTTGAGCTTAAGCACAAGATTAAAGGGGCTCTCTACCGAAAAGGATTTCCATTTGAACAGATTGAACGATTTCTTGACGA
- a CDS encoding TIGR01777 family oxidoreductase, protein MRIAVTGGTGFVGTHLTRKLVDEGHELFILTRSPEKHHDTNRIHYVGWLKDQFKPEDELLHLDAIVNLAGENLNEGRWTEEQKNKIHNSRIEATDAVIELMKRLESPPKILVNASAVGFYGTSRTEQFTEETTTPGDDFLAHVTAEWENRAQQAEELGVRTSYLRFGVILGEEGALQKMVLPYKLYAGGNIGDGEQWMSWIHIQDVVGLLVFALTNEHVSGPLNVTAPTPKRNKDMGRTIATVLNKPHWIPAPAKALKLALGEMSTLVLNGQYVYPKKALELGYEFKYPNLEPALQNILT, encoded by the coding sequence ATGCGTATTGCTGTAACAGGTGGTACAGGATTTGTTGGAACTCATTTGACTCGAAAGCTTGTGGATGAGGGACATGAGCTCTTTATTCTAACAAGAAGTCCAGAGAAGCATCATGACACAAATAGAATCCACTACGTAGGTTGGCTAAAGGATCAATTTAAACCTGAAGACGAATTGCTGCACCTTGATGCCATTGTCAATCTTGCAGGTGAGAATCTGAACGAAGGACGCTGGACTGAAGAGCAAAAGAACAAGATACACAACAGTCGAATAGAAGCAACCGATGCTGTCATTGAACTTATGAAACGACTAGAATCCCCCCCAAAAATTCTCGTTAATGCTTCGGCGGTAGGCTTTTATGGGACATCTCGTACCGAACAGTTTACTGAGGAAACAACGACTCCTGGGGATGATTTCTTGGCTCATGTAACGGCAGAGTGGGAGAACCGAGCGCAGCAAGCCGAAGAATTAGGCGTTCGTACTTCCTACCTTCGTTTTGGTGTCATACTAGGCGAAGAAGGAGCGCTACAAAAGATGGTGCTTCCTTACAAATTGTATGCAGGAGGAAATATTGGGGATGGTGAGCAATGGATGTCATGGATTCATATTCAAGATGTTGTAGGATTACTCGTCTTCGCTCTAACCAATGAACATGTCTCTGGTCCGCTTAACGTGACTGCTCCAACTCCGAAGCGCAATAAAGATATGGGCAGAACCATTGCGACAGTACTCAACAAGCCACACTGGATTCCCGCGCCGGCGAAAGCATTGAAGCTGGCATTAGGAGAAATGAGTACGCTCGTTCTGAATGGCCAATATGTCTATCCGAAGAAAGCATTAGAATTAGGTTATGAATTTAAGTATCCGAATCTCGAGCCTGCTCTTCAGAACATCTTAACGTAG
- a CDS encoding amidohydrolase translates to MNTTLLTNVNLYPVTSSPIPAGEVLIQNGKILAFGHDVSPPSDAWIIDGQGLSLYPGFIDVHTHLGLYDEGTGWAGNDANETIEPLSPHIRARDSVHPLDFGFHDARKNGVTAVHIMPGSANVIGGTTSVIKTAGKNVDKMIIRETAGLKMALGENPKRIHSQSNTDSITRMGIMGMLREAFIKAQWCEHPEDPRNKPIIQALKREIPVRIHAHRADDILSAVRLADEFNLDLRIEHCTEGHLIADELTGRDLQVSVGPTLTRKSKIELRNKTWETYHVLDAAGIRVSITTDHPYVPIQYLNLCAALAAREGLPVQRALEGITILPARNLGIDDRVGSIEIGKDADLVLWDGHPFEYMSKPKWTMVNGEIVYKHSNSN, encoded by the coding sequence TTGAATACTACCTTACTGACAAATGTGAACCTTTATCCCGTCACTTCTTCACCCATCCCGGCTGGAGAAGTGCTGATTCAAAATGGAAAGATTCTAGCCTTTGGCCATGATGTTTCACCTCCGTCTGATGCGTGGATCATCGACGGTCAGGGGCTTTCTTTATATCCAGGATTTATTGATGTGCATACGCATCTCGGCTTATACGATGAAGGAACGGGTTGGGCTGGGAACGATGCGAACGAAACCATCGAACCACTCTCCCCTCACATCCGTGCGAGGGACAGCGTTCATCCATTAGATTTCGGTTTCCATGATGCGAGGAAAAATGGGGTCACAGCGGTACATATTATGCCAGGCAGTGCTAACGTAATTGGCGGTACAACTTCTGTGATTAAAACGGCAGGGAAGAATGTCGACAAGATGATTATTCGGGAAACGGCAGGGCTAAAGATGGCACTTGGCGAAAATCCGAAACGAATACACTCGCAGTCGAACACGGACTCCATTACGCGGATGGGAATTATGGGCATGCTTCGTGAAGCGTTTATCAAAGCTCAGTGGTGCGAACATCCTGAAGACCCACGCAACAAACCAATCATTCAAGCATTGAAACGTGAAATCCCCGTTCGTATTCACGCCCATCGAGCGGACGATATTCTAAGCGCGGTTCGTCTAGCAGATGAGTTCAATCTCGACCTCCGTATTGAGCATTGCACAGAAGGCCATTTAATTGCTGATGAACTAACAGGGCGCGACCTCCAAGTATCCGTCGGGCCGACTCTCACTCGGAAATCGAAAATTGAATTAAGAAACAAAACATGGGAAACCTATCATGTGCTCGACGCAGCCGGTATTCGTGTGTCGATTACAACAGACCACCCGTATGTACCCATTCAATATTTAAATTTGTGTGCAGCACTGGCGGCACGAGAAGGACTACCTGTCCAACGTGCTCTTGAAGGAATCACAATCTTACCCGCCCGTAATCTCGGAATTGATGACAGGGTAGGAAGCATTGAAATTGGGAAAGACGCGGATCTTGTCCTATGGGACGGTCATCCGTTTGAATACATGTCGAAACCAAAGTGGACAATGGTCAACGGAGAAATCGTGTATAAACACTCGAATTCAAACTAA
- a CDS encoding DUF4397 domain-containing protein encodes MKKVLSVVAAFVLAITFAGSTASAAHHEGMVRVLHASPDAPAVDVYVDGNAVVEGAEFKDATDYLNLEGGEHQVEVYAAGTKGSEEPVISTSVNVEGGMAYTVAAVGTLDSIQLKVVQDSMDVTEGKSKVRVGHFSPDAPAVDVGPIGGDALFSGAEFPMVTDYKELDPGTYDLEVRTADGGQQVLDLSGTMLEKNTVYSVFAVNTADSLEAIVLKDATLMPDSMPKTGMGGASETTNSNSALYVAAGAVVLAAGTFLVFRRRSEA; translated from the coding sequence GTGAAGAAAGTATTATCCGTCGTAGCAGCATTTGTTTTAGCCATTACGTTTGCAGGTTCTACTGCATCCGCCGCACACCATGAAGGTATGGTTCGTGTCCTACACGCTTCTCCAGATGCACCAGCAGTTGATGTTTATGTTGATGGAAACGCAGTTGTTGAAGGTGCAGAATTTAAAGATGCAACAGATTACTTAAACCTTGAAGGTGGAGAACACCAAGTTGAGGTGTACGCTGCAGGTACGAAAGGTTCTGAGGAGCCTGTTATTTCTACGAGCGTAAACGTTGAAGGTGGCATGGCTTACACAGTAGCTGCTGTCGGAACACTAGATAGCATTCAACTTAAGGTTGTACAAGACAGCATGGATGTAACAGAAGGTAAATCTAAAGTACGCGTTGGTCACTTCTCTCCAGATGCACCAGCAGTTGACGTAGGTCCTATTGGTGGCGATGCCCTATTCAGTGGCGCTGAATTCCCAATGGTTACAGACTACAAAGAACTTGACCCAGGCACATACGACCTAGAAGTTCGCACAGCTGATGGTGGACAACAGGTACTTGATCTATCCGGTACGATGCTTGAGAAAAACACGGTTTACAGTGTATTCGCAGTGAACACTGCAGATAGCCTAGAAGCAATTGTTCTTAAAGATGCTACACTAATGCCAGATTCAATGCCTAAAACTGGTATGGGTGGCGCTTCTGAAACAACAAACTCTAACTCAGCTCTTTATGTAGCTGCTGGAGCTGTTGTTCTTGCTGCAGGTACATTCCTAGTATTCCGTCGTCGTTCAGAAGCGTAA
- a CDS encoding class F sortase has translation MRAFLLACCSLVFLASCGSGESSSSSSASQAATPKQATTLSSKSTMESKEPATETMSETLQPEQLGIVPERIIIPAIDVDAPIVKEGLNQNGDMEVPDNSVDVGWFEPGTEPGNAGSSVLAGHVDDYTGPAVFFDLKDLEKGDEVIIVGEGGEELTFEVQKVESYPWDDAPIREIFGPTDERRLNLLTCTGLYDKGTNNHQERLAVYTELVTE, from the coding sequence ATGAGAGCATTTCTACTTGCTTGTTGCAGCCTTGTATTCCTAGCGAGCTGTGGAAGCGGAGAGTCTTCCTCCTCTTCCTCAGCTTCACAGGCTGCTACACCTAAACAAGCCACAACCCTTTCAAGTAAATCCACGATGGAATCCAAAGAACCTGCAACTGAAACCATGTCTGAAACACTTCAACCGGAACAATTAGGCATCGTACCCGAAAGGATTATTATCCCTGCCATAGATGTAGACGCCCCGATAGTGAAAGAGGGACTAAATCAGAATGGAGATATGGAAGTACCAGATAACTCAGTAGACGTAGGTTGGTTTGAACCTGGAACAGAACCAGGCAACGCAGGTAGCTCCGTATTAGCTGGTCACGTGGATGACTACACGGGTCCCGCCGTTTTCTTTGATCTGAAAGACTTGGAGAAAGGCGATGAAGTGATTATTGTTGGAGAAGGTGGAGAAGAACTTACATTCGAAGTTCAGAAGGTGGAAAGCTATCCATGGGATGATGCACCTATCCGCGAAATCTTCGGTCCAACAGACGAACGCCGACTAAATCTACTTACTTGTACTGGATTATACGACAAGGGCACGAACAATCATCAAGAACGATTAGCCGTCTATACTGAACTTGTCACCGAGTAA
- a CDS encoding GNAT family N-acetyltransferase, translating into MLKKRDLHDCPALYDLLVHPSVFPYVRHKANSTDEYYFVTRKLLEAEDRGELVSRTIVDEWNQPIGTINLFDIYENKGFLATWLGKEFHGKGYNQPAKEAFFEELFFELGIEVIFMKIRSSNIRSQKAASKLPYAILANDDYPDVYEWVNRNENTFDLYAVTKENYLFHYDQTTLANEEEAQEA; encoded by the coding sequence ATGTTAAAAAAGCGTGATTTGCACGATTGTCCTGCTCTTTATGATTTGCTTGTCCATCCTTCTGTGTTCCCTTATGTACGTCACAAGGCGAACTCCACTGACGAGTACTACTTCGTCACTCGGAAGCTATTGGAAGCTGAGGACCGGGGGGAGCTTGTCTCTCGAACAATCGTCGACGAATGGAACCAACCAATTGGAACGATCAATCTCTTTGATATTTACGAGAATAAAGGCTTTCTTGCTACTTGGCTTGGGAAAGAGTTTCATGGGAAAGGCTACAACCAACCCGCGAAAGAAGCATTCTTTGAAGAGTTATTCTTTGAACTCGGGATTGAAGTCATCTTTATGAAGATCCGAAGCAGCAACATTCGCTCTCAAAAGGCCGCAAGCAAACTCCCTTACGCCATCTTAGCCAACGATGACTATCCGGATGTGTACGAATGGGTAAATCGCAACGAAAACACGTTTGACCTTTATGCTGTCACGAAAGAAAACTACTTGTTCCACTATGACCAAACGACACTTGCCAACGAAGAAGAAGCCCAAGAAGCTTGA
- a CDS encoding YfhE family protein: protein MNNKAKEAKKRKGNLTKAQEISYLKDFKRANKATLQFPPNER, encoded by the coding sequence ATGAATAACAAAGCAAAGGAAGCCAAGAAACGAAAAGGAAACCTCACGAAAGCACAGGAGATTTCCTATCTAAAGGATTTTAAACGCGCAAACAAAGCAACACTCCAATTTCCACCGAACGAACGTTAA
- a CDS encoding DUF3298 and DUF4163 domain-containing protein: protein MRKFVYVALMAIVGSAIWMTFTSAAEEANRLWEEKVYKETSSQLEVNVTYPHFIGLEDEAFQKKLNKRIEKRVKQTIADVKEEADETPGFPYILYMTYDVKQDVHFYSVVLREETSRGNNFDQRVHSYNFENIDEASFVPIKEYVPNVDELNKAIKRQIDQRPNEFFTGDEGFKGVRDNQPYYVEDGKITVIFNKYEIAPGYVGTPEFTIPLDEIQ from the coding sequence ATGAGAAAGTTCGTGTATGTTGCACTCATGGCGATTGTAGGATCAGCAATCTGGATGACCTTCACATCTGCAGCTGAGGAAGCGAATCGTCTCTGGGAAGAGAAAGTATACAAAGAAACGTCTTCTCAATTGGAGGTAAACGTAACTTATCCACACTTTATTGGTTTAGAGGATGAAGCCTTTCAGAAGAAGCTGAACAAGCGGATAGAGAAACGTGTGAAACAGACCATTGCGGACGTTAAAGAAGAAGCGGATGAAACCCCCGGTTTTCCATATATTCTATATATGACGTACGACGTGAAGCAGGATGTTCACTTCTACTCTGTAGTCCTAAGAGAGGAAACGTCCAGAGGGAATAACTTCGACCAACGTGTTCACTCTTATAACTTTGAGAACATCGATGAAGCCTCATTTGTTCCAATTAAGGAGTATGTACCTAACGTCGATGAGCTTAACAAAGCTATAAAGCGACAAATTGACCAGCGACCGAACGAGTTCTTTACTGGGGATGAAGGATTTAAAGGTGTACGAGATAATCAACCCTATTACGTAGAGGATGGAAAGATTACTGTGATTTTCAACAAGTATGAGATTGCACCAGGGTACGTAGGGACACCAGAATTCACGATTCCCCTCGACGAAATCCAATAA
- a CDS encoding SDR family NAD(P)-dependent oxidoreductase → MRVAVVGATGSIGTAIVRECVGRGIEVIAIARNQERLLQRFEEEHLVSLAAADAHRFQQLKQATRGADLIIHALNLPYYEWEEHLEAVTQNVIDCAKEHRAKFVMVENIYGYGLHAQPVSEEAEKRPNTKKGALRNRLEKQIWDAHQEGVDSLICHFPDFFGPHATPTMLHQTFSSTLRRPVGIFIGNMRAKREYIYTPDAAKALLEVTLRPSSYGETWNIPGPNTISGHEINQIIRRYYGRRKWLFPIRKEVIRMMGWGDPMMRELVEMMDLTRYPVKLDGTKYRERIGPLFHTPFEEAVTKTLDTLNETEKHYS, encoded by the coding sequence ATGAGAGTAGCCGTAGTTGGTGCAACAGGTAGCATTGGTACTGCAATTGTTCGTGAATGTGTGGGAAGAGGGATAGAAGTAATCGCCATTGCGCGAAATCAAGAACGATTGCTTCAGCGCTTTGAAGAGGAACACCTCGTCTCCTTAGCTGCTGCAGATGCGCATCGTTTCCAGCAACTCAAGCAAGCGACAAGAGGAGCTGACCTTATCATCCATGCTCTAAATTTACCTTATTATGAGTGGGAGGAACATTTAGAAGCTGTCACCCAGAATGTGATTGATTGTGCGAAAGAGCATAGAGCTAAGTTCGTCATGGTGGAGAACATCTATGGATACGGACTTCACGCACAACCTGTTAGTGAGGAAGCGGAGAAGCGGCCGAATACGAAGAAAGGTGCCCTTCGTAATCGCTTAGAGAAACAAATATGGGATGCACATCAAGAAGGTGTGGATTCGCTCATCTGCCACTTCCCAGATTTCTTTGGGCCACATGCTACTCCTACAATGCTTCATCAAACCTTCTCCTCGACGTTACGCCGTCCAGTCGGAATCTTTATTGGGAATATGCGTGCCAAACGCGAATACATCTACACACCAGACGCAGCGAAAGCTTTACTCGAAGTAACTCTTCGTCCTTCTTCCTATGGAGAAACATGGAACATCCCAGGTCCGAACACAATCTCAGGCCACGAGATCAACCAAATTATAAGACGATACTACGGACGGAGAAAATGGCTATTCCCTATCCGTAAGGAAGTCATTCGTATGATGGGCTGGGGGGACCCAATGATGAGGGAATTAGTAGAGATGATGGATTTAACACGCTATCCTGTTAAGTTGGATGGAACGAAATATAGAGAACGAATCGGACCACTCTTCCATACACCCTTTGAAGAAGCCGTGACGAAAACCCTGGATACGTTGAATGAAACAGAAAAGCATTATTCATGA
- a CDS encoding TetR/AcrR family transcriptional regulator yields the protein MPRRKVQEELSKERILETARELFVTEGYEQLSMRKLAKKLGYSHGSIYYHFQNKAELFFALVKEDFASLTKEVEPFVSRGSLQDVFIAYMRFGLTYRSHYEVMFLLQNDDVQNYMVDETNESYRVLAKAVQFHTTKTLSIQEIWSLYLSLHGFVTHYLKRGQSYEELEEIVKAHATFLSEAVS from the coding sequence ATGCCAAGGCGTAAAGTACAGGAGGAGTTGTCTAAAGAACGGATTTTAGAGACGGCGCGTGAACTATTTGTTACAGAAGGCTACGAACAGCTGTCAATGAGGAAGCTAGCTAAGAAACTTGGCTATAGCCATGGGTCGATTTACTACCATTTCCAGAACAAAGCGGAATTATTCTTTGCGCTCGTCAAAGAAGACTTTGCATCGTTAACAAAGGAAGTCGAGCCATTTGTAAGCCGCGGTTCCCTACAAGACGTTTTTATTGCGTACATGCGTTTTGGACTCACGTATCGGAGTCATTATGAAGTTATGTTCCTTCTACAGAATGATGATGTACAGAATTATATGGTAGATGAAACGAATGAAAGCTACCGAGTACTTGCTAAAGCAGTACAATTTCATACAACCAAAACGTTGTCCATCCAGGAAATATGGTCTCTTTACCTTAGTTTACATGGATTTGTTACCCATTATTTAAAGCGGGGACAATCCTATGAAGAGCTTGAAGAAATCGTTAAAGCCCACGCCACTTTTCTTAGTGAAGCCGTGTCTTAA
- a CDS encoding methyl-accepting chemotaxis protein, translating into MDQALHRKNGMVLWIFVIGAFLSTYAMFQAGYSTPLLVSILGLDIVMVAALVTIHLTQKVEWLAAYIIIVAMSIIEVVILTVSPTTSTFFLTIFVLILSGIYQNYRVFFTSLVIGYGVSFYGLSVIGFSQESLKVMYYYTMSAVMLFGVVKYSKEYMKEMITQKEEVQHLLEGQAQLQQQLASSIENSFSSMEGMRARSDEHHTHFQDISKAYQELTRAFEDQVRDINGITEEVQQSNELYGEMKHKTGKLASDMQETNDLSREGKVTIEQLSEAIGQFGDDLSEMATDIHDLTGKIKEVGQFTSKIQEIAEQTNLLALNASIEAARAGEHGKGFAVVAEEIRKLAETSNQSASQINQNLTSVEQKSTAVQQKMAENMEQMEMSKQTTDQSTTMFDHIQQSIEQTTSYTKGYEASVDTLQQSMHTIGDAVNRLAALMEESQASLQQLTSTSETLLSGNSQMTTMIQDNTSQLRDLKELSQG; encoded by the coding sequence ATGGATCAAGCACTACATCGGAAGAATGGAATGGTCTTGTGGATATTTGTAATTGGAGCCTTCTTGTCCACATATGCCATGTTTCAGGCGGGTTATTCGACGCCGTTGTTAGTTTCAATTTTAGGGTTAGATATCGTCATGGTGGCCGCACTTGTTACGATTCATTTAACTCAGAAAGTGGAGTGGCTCGCAGCGTATATTATTATCGTTGCCATGTCCATCATTGAAGTGGTTATCTTGACGGTCAGTCCAACAACATCCACGTTCTTCTTAACAATCTTTGTGTTAATACTATCTGGCATTTATCAGAATTATCGGGTCTTCTTTACTTCGCTCGTCATTGGGTACGGAGTCTCTTTCTATGGACTAAGCGTAATTGGATTCTCACAAGAAAGTCTAAAAGTCATGTATTACTATACGATGTCAGCAGTCATGTTGTTCGGTGTCGTAAAGTATTCAAAGGAATACATGAAGGAAATGATCACGCAGAAGGAAGAAGTACAGCACCTTCTTGAAGGTCAAGCACAACTCCAGCAACAGCTTGCATCTTCCATTGAGAACTCATTCTCGAGTATGGAAGGGATGCGCGCGCGTAGCGATGAGCATCATACTCACTTTCAAGATATCTCGAAAGCCTATCAAGAATTGACCCGTGCTTTTGAGGATCAGGTTCGTGACATCAATGGCATTACGGAAGAAGTGCAGCAATCAAACGAATTGTACGGAGAAATGAAGCATAAGACAGGGAAGCTTGCTTCTGACATGCAAGAAACAAATGACTTGTCCCGAGAAGGGAAAGTCACAATTGAGCAGCTTAGCGAAGCAATTGGACAATTTGGGGATGATTTAAGTGAAATGGCAACAGACATTCACGACCTCACTGGAAAGATTAAAGAAGTTGGACAATTCACTAGTAAAATACAGGAGATTGCTGAACAAACGAACTTGCTCGCACTAAATGCTTCTATAGAAGCAGCACGGGCAGGGGAACATGGAAAAGGCTTTGCTGTGGTTGCGGAGGAAATACGGAAGCTTGCTGAAACGTCCAACCAATCAGCGAGTCAAATCAATCAAAATCTTACATCTGTGGAGCAAAAATCAACAGCTGTACAACAGAAGATGGCTGAAAATATGGAACAGATGGAGATGAGTAAACAAACTACAGACCAGTCTACAACCATGTTTGACCATATTCAGCAATCGATTGAACAAACGACAAGTTATACAAAAGGGTATGAAGCGTCCGTGGATACGTTGCAACAATCGATGCATACAATTGGGGACGCTGTTAATCGCTTGGCAGCGCTAATGGAAGAGTCTCAAGCTAGCTTGCAACAATTGACGTCCACTTCAGAAACATTGCTCTCAGGTAATTCGCAAATGACAACAATGATTCAAGACAATACGTCTCAACTAAGAGATTTAAAAGAATTGAGTCAAGGATAA
- a CDS encoding uracil-DNA glycosylase: protein MKIPEHLIQLSQQRIQPYDVEGLVIGAGDEEADIVVVGEAPGENEIEQNQPFIGRAGKELTGYFEAIGITREDVYITSVVRSRPYKWVDSKKKGRRKANRKPNEKEMLAHAPLLDYQLQQIQPKLIVTLGGVAYERLTGRKDKMSDIHGRPFTTEIKLLKDENAWEYTDSKERYTLFPLYHPAAVFYNPRVRDDIIKDLEILEDLIGKL, encoded by the coding sequence ATGAAGATACCTGAGCATCTCATTCAATTGAGCCAGCAACGTATACAGCCTTATGATGTCGAAGGCCTTGTCATTGGTGCAGGAGACGAAGAGGCGGACATTGTAGTGGTTGGAGAGGCTCCTGGTGAGAATGAAATTGAACAGAATCAACCGTTCATTGGCCGAGCGGGGAAAGAGCTGACAGGGTATTTCGAAGCGATTGGAATTACGCGGGAAGACGTGTACATTACGAGTGTAGTACGTAGTCGTCCATATAAATGGGTGGATTCCAAGAAGAAAGGTAGACGTAAAGCCAATCGAAAGCCTAATGAGAAAGAAATGTTAGCGCACGCACCATTATTGGATTACCAACTTCAACAGATTCAGCCAAAGTTAATTGTGACGCTTGGTGGTGTGGCCTATGAGCGATTGACAGGTAGAAAAGATAAAATGAGTGACATACACGGTCGGCCATTTACGACAGAAATAAAATTATTAAAAGATGAAAATGCATGGGAATACACAGATAGCAAGGAACGTTATACCCTTTTCCCTCTCTATCACCCAGCTGCTGTATTTTATAATCCGCGGGTTCGTGACGATATTATAAAAGACCTAGAAATCCTAGAAGATTTAATAGGTAAATTGTAG
- a CDS encoding phosphatase PAP2 family protein yields MIFSGTTLKDLSKRSVLIILIGFIATGGAFYAFAELAGEVLEQEKFAVDQYVTELVRQIQTPWLSVAMGWITDAGSVIWITVASILFFAYLLFFSSKSRWIAIYFAVSMLGISLLTKLLKLTFERQRPSVLEEYDGTGFSFPSGHSTGSIVFYGFILYYVLLHHLRKGWKVLIVSLLIAAIVFIGLSRVYLGVHYFTDVMAGFAFGLSWLLICISSLEWTVWRQRRRQKN; encoded by the coding sequence TTGATATTTAGTGGTACAACTCTAAAAGATTTATCCAAGCGATCGGTACTTATTATTCTAATCGGCTTCATCGCAACTGGTGGGGCGTTTTATGCCTTCGCAGAACTTGCTGGGGAAGTACTTGAACAAGAGAAGTTTGCGGTGGATCAATATGTAACTGAACTTGTACGGCAGATTCAGACCCCATGGCTTAGTGTGGCAATGGGATGGATTACAGATGCGGGATCTGTGATTTGGATTACAGTGGCTTCCATTCTGTTCTTTGCTTATCTATTATTCTTCTCAAGTAAGAGTCGTTGGATAGCAATTTATTTTGCGGTCTCGATGTTAGGAATTAGTCTCTTAACAAAGTTACTGAAACTGACTTTTGAGCGCCAACGTCCATCTGTACTAGAAGAATATGATGGAACTGGATTCAGCTTTCCTAGTGGCCATTCTACGGGTTCAATTGTTTTCTATGGATTTATTCTGTATTACGTTCTTCTTCACCACCTTCGGAAGGGTTGGAAAGTGTTGATTGTATCCTTACTCATTGCAGCAATTGTGTTCATCGGGCTAAGCCGAGTGTATCTTGGGGTGCATTATTTCACGGATGTGATGGCAGGATTTGCATTTGGGCTTTCTTGGCTGCTTATTTGTATCTCTTCCTTAGAGTGGACAGTATGGAGACAACGAAGAAGACAAAAAAATTAA